From Myxococcales bacterium, a single genomic window includes:
- a CDS encoding DUF433 domain-containing protein yields MTDEHKLLERITVNPEIFGGKPIIRGRRLAVEHVLDMLAVGDSVETILDGYPWLEREDVRACLVYARRVVAHERIESFDLKTGT; encoded by the coding sequence ATGACGGATGAGCACAAGCTCCTCGAGCGAATCACCGTGAACCCCGAGATCTTCGGCGGCAAGCCCATCATTCGCGGGCGACGCTTGGCCGTCGAGCACGTCCTCGACATGCTGGCGGTAGGGGACTCCGTGGAGACCATCTTGGACGGCTATCCGTGGCTGGAGCGCGAGGACGTTCGAGCTTGCCTTGTCTACGCGCGCCGCGTGGTCGCGCACGAGCGCATCGAGAGCTTCGACCTGAAGACCGGGACGTGA
- a CDS encoding transposase, whose protein sequence is MTRSHRRKGPHVFGIGSHLDPVRSTKLCRVFTFGHCWVVLAVVVRLPFSTRAWALPVLFRLYRNLKECEKKHALYKKKTELAHEMLDVLLGWVVERRVELAADSAYCNDTVTRGLPAQVVLFGAMRPDAVLTEAPPQPSNSSKGGRRRKRGKLLRKPEKIAADGRTPWQTTTAMLYGRLTTIRYKTLVAQWYRATGTRLLRSVIVECSTGRLFCRVFFSSDASLDVVTLLETYAGRWGIEVFFREAKQLFSLRRLTGAQGSGGPSRRSPGRTPLLRPRSLVRPPG, encoded by the coding sequence ATGACACGATCGCATCGAAGAAAGGGCCCGCACGTCTTCGGGATCGGCAGCCATCTCGACCCCGTGCGCTCGACCAAGCTGTGCCGCGTCTTCACGTTCGGGCATTGCTGGGTCGTGCTTGCCGTCGTCGTCCGTCTCCCCTTCTCGACGCGGGCCTGGGCGCTACCCGTCCTGTTCCGTCTCTATCGCAATCTGAAGGAGTGCGAGAAAAAGCATGCGCTCTACAAGAAGAAGACCGAGCTCGCCCACGAGATGCTCGATGTCCTGCTCGGCTGGGTCGTCGAGCGTCGTGTCGAGCTCGCCGCCGATTCCGCCTACTGCAACGACACCGTAACGCGCGGTCTGCCGGCGCAGGTCGTGCTGTTCGGTGCGATGAGGCCAGACGCGGTCCTCACCGAAGCACCGCCGCAACCCTCGAACTCGAGCAAAGGCGGTCGTCGACGCAAGCGGGGTAAACTGCTCCGCAAGCCGGAGAAGATCGCCGCCGATGGTCGAACGCCCTGGCAGACCACGACGGCCATGCTCTACGGTCGCCTGACCACGATCCGCTACAAGACGCTCGTCGCGCAGTGGTACCGCGCGACGGGGACTCGCCTGCTTCGGAGCGTCATCGTCGAATGCTCGACCGGACGTCTCTTCTGTCGGGTCTTCTTCTCGAGCGATGCGTCTCTGGACGTCGTCACTCTGCTGGAAACCTACGCCGGCCGATGGGGCATCGAGGTCTTCTTCCGCGAGGCCAAGCAACTCTTCTCGCTTCGCCGACTCACAGGCGCGCAAGGAAGCGGCGGTCCTTCGCGTCGCTCCCCTGGTCGGACTCCTCTACTCCGTCCTCGTTCTCTGGTTCGTCCACCGGGTTGA
- a CDS encoding serine/threonine protein kinase: MSEIAAGSAVAHFRVLSELGRGGMGVVYEARDEKLGRTVALKVLPAALAADRVRSDRFLREARAAAQITHAAIATVFEIGESDGVLYIAMERVSGMTLRDRLERASISALEALRIAREIAGALGKAHAAGIVHRDLKPENVMVTEDASVKILDFGIAKALDDDNTPAGQTAWTTREGMLLGTPGYMSPEQASGKKCDQRADVFAFGVVLYELLARRPPFTGNTPLERVASVLRDAPAPMPDAKDLPESVAALVARCLAKNPDDRPLNGAELVRLVDAALPDVRVVLRAERSEVDPLAHTLATPVGAMDLGAVTAAPATTTATPEVAEAKAGASVRAVKWGAALLAVAVVGGAVVVVRGLREDRKHDRTERRELRASASAPETPEAPLAEPPATLPPLWPCDSAKDVPKRHACSADAVAWCDPDARRIACCAKGLVPTDSQGACGCPPGGVTADSPMAQNCAVADARVGIPPETIQAEVRGKFDRFRACFQQALGKNAKLAGKVSFAVRVSPDGRVYSARIQESSLPSAEAQACSIGIWKGFRFQNPVGGRGVDFVYPIVFSPD; encoded by the coding sequence GTGAGCGAGATCGCCGCGGGCAGCGCAGTCGCCCACTTTCGCGTGCTGTCAGAGCTTGGTCGGGGCGGCATGGGTGTCGTCTACGAGGCCCGGGACGAGAAGCTCGGTCGGACCGTGGCGCTGAAGGTCCTGCCCGCCGCTCTCGCGGCGGATCGCGTGCGCAGCGACCGCTTCTTGCGCGAGGCGCGCGCGGCAGCGCAGATCACCCATGCGGCCATCGCTACGGTCTTCGAAATCGGGGAGAGCGATGGCGTGCTCTACATCGCCATGGAGCGCGTCTCGGGCATGACTCTGCGCGACCGGCTCGAGCGCGCGAGCATCAGCGCGCTCGAAGCGCTGCGCATTGCCCGCGAGATAGCCGGTGCACTGGGCAAGGCCCACGCGGCCGGAATCGTGCACCGGGACTTGAAGCCGGAGAACGTGATGGTGACCGAGGACGCCAGCGTCAAAATCCTGGATTTTGGCATCGCCAAAGCGCTGGACGACGACAACACGCCGGCTGGACAAACGGCGTGGACGACCCGCGAAGGGATGCTCCTGGGGACGCCGGGGTACATGTCGCCCGAGCAAGCTTCCGGCAAGAAGTGTGATCAGCGCGCCGACGTGTTCGCGTTCGGAGTGGTCCTCTACGAGCTGCTTGCGCGCCGCCCTCCGTTCACGGGAAATACTCCGCTCGAGCGCGTCGCATCGGTGCTGCGGGACGCCCCCGCGCCGATGCCGGACGCGAAGGACCTGCCCGAGAGCGTCGCGGCTCTCGTGGCTCGCTGCCTGGCAAAGAATCCCGATGATCGGCCGCTGAACGGCGCGGAGCTCGTGCGCTTGGTCGATGCCGCGTTGCCCGACGTCAGGGTCGTCCTCCGCGCCGAGAGATCGGAGGTCGATCCTCTGGCGCACACGCTGGCAACGCCCGTCGGCGCCATGGATTTGGGAGCGGTGACGGCGGCGCCTGCTACGACCACCGCAACGCCGGAGGTCGCAGAGGCGAAAGCCGGCGCGTCAGTCCGAGCAGTGAAGTGGGGTGCGGCTCTGCTCGCCGTTGCCGTCGTCGGGGGCGCCGTCGTGGTGGTGCGCGGGCTCAGAGAGGACCGAAAGCACGACCGCACTGAGCGACGTGAGCTGCGCGCGTCCGCGAGTGCGCCGGAGACCCCCGAAGCGCCGCTCGCCGAGCCGCCGGCCACGCTGCCGCCGCTCTGGCCCTGCGATTCCGCGAAAGACGTTCCCAAGAGACACGCGTGCTCGGCCGACGCGGTAGCGTGGTGCGATCCCGATGCACGACGCATCGCGTGTTGCGCCAAGGGGCTGGTGCCGACTGACAGCCAGGGAGCTTGTGGGTGCCCTCCGGGTGGGGTCACCGCCGACAGCCCCATGGCCCAGAACTGTGCGGTCGCTGATGCTCGAGTCGGCATTCCGCCCGAGACCATTCAGGCCGAGGTGCGCGGGAAGTTCGATCGGTTTCGAGCCTGCTTCCAGCAGGCGTTGGGGAAAAACGCGAAGCTCGCCGGCAAGGTCTCGTTTGCCGTGCGCGTCAGCCCCGACGGGCGCGTCTATTCGGCGCGCATCCAGGAATCGTCGCTGCCAAGCGCGGAAGCGCAGGCGTGTTCGATCGGCATCTGGAAAGGCTTCCGGTTCCAGAACCCCGTCGGCGGCCGCGGGGTGGACTTCGTGTACCCGATCGTCTTCAGCCCAGACTGA
- a CDS encoding protein kinase codes for MTELTTGSEPLLLGRYALYDELASGGMATVHLGRLLGPVGFARTVAIKRLHPQHAKDPEFVAMFLDEARLAARIRHPNVVATLDVVATNGEVFLVMEYVAGESLASLLGAVSRAKERIPLSFAVHIASGALQGLHAAHEATNEKGEPLHLVHRDVSPHNVLVGTDGVARVLDFGVAKAAGRLQTTDEGRIKGKISYMAPEQLAGRGVSARTDIFAASVVLWEALTGRRLFHGADPGEIVGKVLNGDIARPSTKNPDIPEKLDALVMKGLARDPDQRFATALEMAVALEDAVGLVSAREVGTWVGNCARRRLDDRAARVAEIERSSSSIDVQDVPGAREVLDRFAARARAESMETMPVSGTGRSQIGSVVDPRDSLTPTRGRRFAPLFVGAALVLAVPSMLWFATRRPSSATNPTQSAPGTAAEVQPPTPSAVAPPATSSTELVVLEPPAEASSEPAASASASAQPARPAVPPKKPPTVQVKPATKRPQSIYTRD; via the coding sequence GTGACGGAGTTGACCACAGGCAGCGAACCACTCTTGCTCGGCCGTTATGCGCTCTACGACGAGCTTGCGTCGGGTGGCATGGCGACGGTCCACCTCGGTCGCCTCCTGGGGCCCGTCGGCTTCGCGCGAACCGTGGCGATCAAGCGGCTGCACCCGCAGCACGCCAAAGATCCCGAGTTCGTCGCGATGTTCCTCGACGAGGCGCGCCTGGCCGCCCGCATCCGCCACCCGAACGTGGTCGCGACCCTCGACGTGGTGGCGACGAACGGCGAGGTGTTCCTGGTCATGGAGTACGTGGCCGGGGAGTCCTTGGCGTCGCTGCTCGGAGCCGTCTCGCGCGCCAAAGAACGCATTCCACTGAGCTTCGCTGTCCACATCGCGTCCGGTGCGTTGCAGGGACTGCACGCGGCGCACGAGGCGACGAACGAGAAGGGGGAGCCACTGCACCTCGTTCACCGGGACGTCTCTCCGCACAACGTATTGGTGGGTACCGACGGAGTCGCCCGGGTGCTCGACTTCGGTGTCGCCAAGGCGGCCGGCAGGCTTCAGACCACGGACGAGGGTCGCATCAAGGGCAAGATCTCGTACATGGCGCCGGAGCAACTCGCCGGACGCGGGGTCAGCGCACGCACGGACATCTTCGCTGCCAGCGTGGTGCTCTGGGAAGCGCTGACCGGACGGCGTTTGTTTCACGGCGCCGACCCGGGTGAGATCGTCGGCAAGGTGCTGAACGGAGACATCGCCCGTCCGAGCACCAAGAATCCGGACATCCCCGAAAAACTGGACGCTCTGGTGATGAAGGGGCTCGCTCGCGATCCCGACCAGCGCTTCGCGACAGCGCTCGAGATGGCGGTGGCGCTGGAGGATGCCGTCGGGCTGGTCTCGGCCCGGGAGGTCGGCACGTGGGTCGGCAACTGCGCCCGCCGGCGCCTCGACGACCGTGCCGCCCGCGTCGCCGAGATCGAGCGCTCGTCGTCGTCCATCGACGTGCAGGACGTGCCCGGCGCGCGGGAAGTCCTGGACCGGTTTGCAGCGCGCGCTCGCGCCGAGTCGATGGAGACCATGCCGGTCTCCGGCACCGGGCGTTCGCAGATCGGCTCCGTCGTCGACCCAAGGGACTCCCTCACGCCGACACGCGGGCGGCGCTTTGCACCGCTCTTCGTCGGAGCGGCGCTCGTGCTCGCAGTCCCCTCGATGCTCTGGTTCGCGACCCGGCGCCCGTCGAGCGCGACGAATCCGACTCAGTCCGCACCCGGGACCGCAGCCGAGGTTCAGCCACCAACCCCATCTGCGGTGGCACCGCCGGCGACGAGCAGCACCGAGCTGGTTGTGCTTGAGCCGCCAGCCGAAGCATCGAGCGAACCCGCGGCGTCGGCGTCCGCGTCCGCCCAACCGGCAAGACCCGCGGTGCCGCCGAAGAAGCCGCCAACCGTGCAGGTGAAACCAGCAACCAAGCGACCGCAGTCCATCTACACGCGGGACTGA
- a CDS encoding YdiU family protein: MGTAALASFDNSYARLPERFFARVAPARVAAPRLIRVNRSLAARLGMNADWLEAGAGASLFSGNEIPDGAEPIALAYAGHQFGSFVPQLGDGRAVLLGEVIGSDGERRDVQLKGAGRTPFSRGGDGRAAIGPVLREYIVSEAMAALGVRTTRALAAVTTGERVMRDEVLPGAILTRVAASHIRVGTFEFFAARSDRDALVALAAHAVARHYPDAVGSGNDALALLERVIDAQADLVASWLGVGFVHGVMNTDNTSISGETLDYGPCAFLDEFNPDKVFSSIDHGGRYAFSNQPRIAQWNLARLAESLLELLSDDEASAVRMATEQLERFPARFEEAYARVLRAKLGLERAEPDDLVLAQDLLARLASGEVDHTVFFRRLCASAADPVADADVVALFAEPAAFRSWAETWRARLSRESGDPTARAASMRLANPAFIPRNHQIQAVIDAAVGSADLRPFEQLIDVLARPYDDQPEHAHLAEPPLPEERVRQTFCGT, encoded by the coding sequence ATGGGAACAGCTGCCCTCGCCTCGTTCGACAACAGTTATGCCCGTTTGCCGGAGCGGTTCTTTGCGCGGGTGGCCCCCGCCCGAGTCGCGGCTCCGCGCCTCATCCGGGTCAATCGATCCCTTGCCGCGCGGCTCGGCATGAACGCAGACTGGCTCGAGGCGGGGGCCGGGGCATCGCTATTTTCCGGCAACGAGATCCCGGACGGCGCGGAGCCGATCGCGCTGGCTTACGCCGGCCACCAATTCGGTTCCTTCGTACCGCAGCTGGGTGATGGCCGGGCAGTGCTCCTCGGCGAGGTAATCGGCAGCGACGGAGAGCGACGCGACGTCCAGCTCAAGGGCGCAGGGCGGACGCCCTTCTCGCGCGGGGGGGACGGGCGCGCCGCAATCGGCCCGGTGCTGCGCGAGTACATCGTCAGCGAGGCCATGGCGGCGCTCGGTGTTCGAACCACACGCGCGCTGGCAGCGGTCACGACGGGCGAACGGGTCATGCGCGACGAGGTGCTGCCCGGCGCGATCCTCACGCGAGTGGCGGCCAGCCACATCCGAGTCGGCACGTTCGAGTTCTTTGCCGCGCGCAGCGACCGTGACGCGCTCGTGGCTCTCGCCGCGCACGCAGTCGCACGACACTACCCGGACGCGGTCGGCAGCGGCAACGACGCCCTCGCGCTCCTCGAGCGGGTGATCGACGCCCAGGCCGATCTGGTCGCGAGTTGGCTGGGCGTCGGCTTCGTGCACGGCGTGATGAACACCGACAACACCTCGATCTCCGGCGAGACCCTCGACTACGGTCCGTGCGCGTTTCTGGACGAGTTCAATCCAGACAAGGTCTTCAGCTCGATCGATCACGGCGGTCGCTACGCGTTCTCGAATCAGCCGCGAATTGCCCAGTGGAACCTGGCACGGCTCGCTGAGTCGTTGCTGGAGCTCTTGTCCGACGACGAGGCTTCAGCCGTGCGCATGGCGACGGAGCAGCTGGAGCGCTTTCCCGCGCGTTTCGAGGAGGCCTACGCCCGCGTCCTGCGCGCGAAGCTCGGCCTCGAGCGCGCGGAGCCTGACGACCTCGTGCTCGCCCAGGATCTGCTCGCGCGCCTCGCCTCGGGCGAGGTCGACCACACGGTCTTCTTCCGTCGACTGTGCGCGTCCGCCGCCGATCCCGTCGCCGACGCCGACGTCGTCGCGCTGTTCGCTGAGCCCGCCGCGTTCCGAAGCTGGGCGGAGACGTGGCGAGCTCGACTCAGCCGCGAATCAGGCGACCCCACCGCGCGCGCGGCGTCGATGCGGCTCGCCAACCCTGCCTTCATCCCCCGCAACCATCAGATCCAGGCGGTGATCGACGCGGCAGTCGGCAGCGCCGACCTCCGGCCCTTCGAACAACTCATCGATGTGCTCGCTCGGCCATACGACGACCAGCCCGAGCATGCGCACCTGGCGGAGCCGCCACTCCCCGAAGAGCGGGTGCGTCAGACATTCTGTGGCACCTGA
- a CDS encoding amidohydrolase: MPALDDEEGAAVPTDLPPVTDAHVHLFGAALSAAIWRWFDRYGWPIRHKLHAPDVVDFLLSRGVERIVALHYAHKPGIAEGMNRELVELCRTRPAVTGLATVLPGEPDARGILERAFSLGLAGVKLHCHVQCFGPDAPELHEIYALCSERDLPLVMHAGREPKSPGYRCDPHELCSAARVERVLVDYPRLRLCVPHLGADEFDAYARLLERFDNLWLDTTMVAAGYFPAPERLDLLTLRPERVLYGTDFPNLPFAWDRELRRIRASRLGGDVLEQVLGKTAAALYGLGDVVV, from the coding sequence CTGCCGGCACTCGACGATGAGGAGGGCGCCGCGGTCCCGACCGACCTGCCGCCCGTCACTGACGCTCATGTGCACCTGTTCGGCGCGGCATTGTCGGCGGCGATCTGGCGCTGGTTCGACCGCTACGGTTGGCCGATTCGCCACAAGCTGCACGCGCCCGACGTCGTGGACTTTCTGCTCAGCCGCGGAGTGGAGCGCATCGTTGCCCTTCACTACGCGCACAAGCCCGGCATCGCCGAGGGCATGAACCGCGAGTTGGTCGAGCTCTGTCGAACGCGACCTGCGGTCACCGGCCTGGCGACCGTGCTCCCCGGTGAACCGGACGCGCGAGGCATCCTCGAACGCGCGTTCAGTCTTGGCCTCGCCGGAGTGAAGCTCCACTGCCACGTGCAGTGTTTCGGTCCGGATGCGCCGGAGCTACACGAGATCTACGCCCTGTGCTCCGAGCGGGACCTGCCGCTCGTCATGCACGCGGGACGCGAGCCGAAGAGCCCCGGCTACCGCTGTGATCCGCACGAGCTCTGCTCTGCGGCGCGGGTGGAGCGCGTGCTCGTCGACTACCCCCGCCTGCGCCTGTGTGTTCCGCACCTTGGCGCGGACGAGTTCGACGCCTACGCACGTTTGCTCGAGCGCTTCGACAATCTCTGGCTCGACACCACGATGGTCGCGGCGGGGTATTTTCCCGCTCCAGAGCGGCTCGATCTGCTGACATTGCGCCCCGAACGTGTGCTCTACGGCACCGATTTTCCGAACCTGCCGTTTGCCTGGGATCGAGAGCTGCGTCGCATCCGAGCAAGTCGGCTCGGGGGCGACGTGCTCGAACAGGTCCTGGGCAAGACGGCGGCGGCGCTCTACGGCCTCGGCGACGTCGTGGTGTGA
- a CDS encoding AgmX/PglI C-terminal domain-containing protein — MGGIRLRATVCLAVIVLVAGCRKESDKPVPIPGATATVEDFGGVSQAFVCQPDGSACQPMKQGAKLESASLWKSSPGAHALLRFDPATTLLLGGDTEVAFDPSARSLDIRRGGATLARAGAGSSGNLRLVVRGEEGVVENDALLSVSVDVHAAEFADLAVDRGTFKLVRAAETLELHAGEMARLASGKAADRRAAWSSRTAAVPLAMERGERAESLEPRGLGRMTARVPGQTAVVSGVRLASHHVRAVVRDGFARTEVTEEFENETSQVLEGRYVFPIPPGASVSRLALWVGDKLMEGEIVERKRAAQIFKGIVDDTVRPRDPALLEWVSGGEFSLKIFPIPAKGRRKVLLAYDQALPADGDRSQYVYPLSLGADRATKIDDFSLRVTVSDTRRPLSAPTTPGYAAKLTTAERVVTASYEAKAFTPATDFVVAYTRGSQTGAELSAYVPKWGELHDQGFDSMRNDAGGGFVALRLGVDLPTEVATPAWVRRDRIIAIDTSQSQSRETLAGERALAIALLRRMGDGERFALLTCDTSCSAFPEQGLAPATEDKVAAANEWLGKAAARGASDVAGAIVAASARADAAVPAQLVYVGDGVPTAGELSVERIAARVLPALSAKKLDLRLLGAGRSLDEVVLTGLAHAVKASYEPISNGEALEERFEHIASDLRRPLLLDAKLELPPEMTEPYPRELPNLRLGREVVVVAKLASAPTGNVKLSGTLDGKPYQLVVPIEWSEAPERQNPLVPRLWASARINQLEAETADKAPKELIELSKRFHVMSRATSLLALENAQMFAEFGIRQSGASQNAEAGAIPSSARGSSLSELDSLEMTSVGALDTGAGPAGGKAGASSGGLAGIGVTGAGDGSASSKPVGTPSGNVSVGGAQVSGGSVANAARMVAGMRAGFRRCYQRGLQLDPSMAGRVVLVIGVGPDGSVASAKPGGVSGNLGSVVSCVVARARAAQFDPPEGGGATISIPIIFKPDPSGPIGLPSPNSFVGGPPPQDTAVHRAGDDKWLTAGEDALEKLRKDLETNKDSRRKHDALVRGLLSRGRFDEALKAAQRFVGLDPDLPTARELLSYAAAASGDRELALAAVAGLVETNPKSAQTQVRAARAFEAAGDEARACAHWQSLAALTPKSDEALFQALRCRARVPGHKDAALTLAKAVDQPGKLVQSLIPLIEAGNVPAYEKSVGGAGSFEATLECDGKAEDCPTVIVVTPSGVVLSPWTPGGSRSSRWSVAFTGLGAGTYRTLIVGGEPGAKGKLTLRALGATGKFPFSGGVRQTVAFTDVTLGRPSRFGWGFGIASLDALR; from the coding sequence ATGGGCGGGATTCGACTTCGCGCGACTGTTTGTCTGGCTGTCATCGTCCTCGTGGCGGGCTGTCGCAAAGAGAGCGACAAGCCCGTCCCCATCCCGGGCGCGACTGCGACGGTCGAGGACTTCGGCGGAGTGAGCCAGGCGTTCGTGTGCCAGCCGGACGGCTCGGCTTGCCAGCCCATGAAACAAGGCGCCAAGCTGGAATCGGCCAGCCTCTGGAAGAGCAGCCCGGGCGCCCACGCGCTGCTGCGCTTCGATCCTGCCACGACGTTGCTGCTCGGTGGGGATACGGAAGTCGCCTTCGACCCGAGCGCACGCTCGCTCGACATCCGTCGCGGCGGCGCAACTTTGGCTCGCGCTGGCGCAGGCTCGAGCGGAAACCTCCGACTGGTCGTGCGTGGCGAAGAGGGCGTGGTCGAAAACGACGCTTTGCTCAGCGTCTCGGTGGACGTTCACGCCGCCGAGTTTGCGGATCTCGCAGTGGACCGCGGGACCTTCAAGCTGGTACGCGCCGCCGAAACGCTGGAGCTCCACGCGGGAGAAATGGCACGCCTCGCCTCCGGGAAGGCGGCCGATCGACGCGCGGCCTGGAGCAGCCGCACGGCCGCTGTACCGCTGGCGATGGAACGAGGCGAGCGGGCCGAGAGCCTCGAGCCGCGGGGCTTGGGCCGCATGACCGCCAGAGTTCCGGGTCAGACGGCGGTCGTCTCGGGCGTGCGACTGGCGTCCCATCACGTGCGAGCGGTAGTCCGTGACGGCTTCGCGCGCACCGAGGTCACGGAGGAGTTCGAGAACGAGACGAGCCAGGTCCTGGAGGGTCGCTACGTGTTTCCGATCCCACCGGGAGCGAGTGTGTCGCGCCTTGCGCTCTGGGTGGGCGACAAACTGATGGAAGGAGAGATCGTCGAGCGCAAGCGCGCGGCGCAGATCTTCAAGGGCATCGTCGACGACACGGTGCGCCCGCGCGACCCGGCGCTCTTGGAATGGGTGTCCGGCGGCGAATTCTCACTCAAGATATTTCCGATCCCGGCCAAGGGCCGGCGCAAGGTGCTCCTGGCGTACGACCAAGCCCTGCCCGCCGATGGGGATCGAAGCCAGTACGTCTACCCACTGTCACTGGGTGCCGACCGCGCCACCAAGATCGACGATTTTTCACTGCGGGTGACCGTCAGCGACACACGACGCCCCCTGTCGGCACCGACGACCCCGGGCTACGCGGCCAAGCTGACGACTGCCGAACGAGTGGTGACAGCGAGCTACGAGGCCAAGGCCTTCACGCCCGCAACGGACTTCGTCGTTGCCTACACCCGGGGCAGTCAAACCGGAGCCGAGCTGTCTGCGTACGTCCCGAAGTGGGGTGAGCTGCATGACCAAGGCTTCGACAGCATGCGGAACGATGCTGGCGGCGGCTTCGTCGCGCTCCGCCTGGGTGTGGACCTGCCCACCGAGGTAGCGACCCCAGCCTGGGTGCGACGCGACCGCATCATTGCCATCGACACGAGTCAGAGCCAGTCGCGCGAGACCCTCGCTGGCGAACGTGCACTAGCCATCGCGCTCCTGCGCCGCATGGGGGATGGCGAGCGTTTTGCGCTCTTGACCTGTGACACGAGCTGTTCTGCTTTCCCCGAGCAGGGGCTGGCACCAGCGACGGAAGACAAGGTCGCCGCTGCCAACGAGTGGCTCGGCAAGGCCGCCGCCCGCGGCGCGTCGGACGTTGCCGGCGCCATCGTGGCCGCCAGCGCTCGGGCCGATGCCGCGGTGCCGGCGCAGCTCGTCTACGTCGGCGACGGCGTGCCGACCGCCGGCGAGCTCAGCGTCGAACGCATCGCCGCCAGGGTGTTGCCCGCGCTTTCGGCAAAGAAGCTGGATCTGCGTCTGCTCGGCGCTGGGCGCTCGCTCGACGAGGTCGTGCTCACCGGGCTCGCTCACGCCGTCAAGGCCAGCTACGAGCCCATCTCGAACGGCGAAGCACTCGAGGAGCGCTTCGAGCACATCGCGAGCGATCTTCGCCGCCCGCTGCTCCTGGACGCGAAGCTCGAGTTGCCACCGGAGATGACGGAGCCCTACCCCAGAGAGCTGCCGAACCTGCGCCTCGGGCGGGAAGTCGTCGTGGTCGCGAAGCTCGCGTCGGCGCCGACCGGCAACGTGAAGCTCAGCGGCACCCTCGATGGCAAGCCGTATCAGCTCGTTGTCCCGATCGAGTGGAGCGAAGCGCCCGAGCGACAGAATCCCCTGGTGCCCCGGCTATGGGCGTCCGCGCGGATCAACCAGCTCGAGGCGGAGACAGCAGACAAGGCACCCAAGGAGCTCATCGAGCTGTCGAAACGTTTTCATGTCATGTCGCGGGCCACGTCACTGCTGGCGCTGGAGAACGCGCAGATGTTTGCGGAGTTCGGGATCCGGCAGAGCGGTGCGAGTCAGAACGCGGAAGCGGGGGCGATACCGTCGTCCGCCAGAGGCTCGTCGCTCAGTGAGCTCGACAGTTTGGAGATGACGTCGGTCGGCGCTCTCGACACCGGGGCGGGCCCAGCCGGAGGCAAGGCCGGCGCATCGAGCGGGGGCCTCGCCGGCATCGGCGTAACCGGAGCCGGGGACGGCTCGGCCAGTTCAAAACCGGTGGGCACCCCCAGCGGCAATGTGTCAGTCGGTGGCGCACAAGTGAGTGGTGGATCGGTCGCGAATGCCGCCCGCATGGTCGCAGGAATGCGGGCAGGGTTCCGCAGGTGTTACCAACGTGGTCTTCAGCTCGACCCGAGCATGGCCGGACGCGTTGTGTTGGTCATCGGTGTCGGTCCCGATGGCAGCGTCGCGTCGGCGAAACCCGGTGGTGTGAGTGGGAATTTGGGCTCGGTGGTGAGCTGCGTGGTTGCCCGCGCCCGGGCCGCTCAATTCGATCCGCCGGAGGGGGGCGGGGCGACGATTAGCATCCCTATCATCTTCAAGCCGGACCCGAGCGGACCTATCGGGCTGCCGAGCCCAAACAGCTTCGTCGGAGGCCCACCGCCCCAAGACACCGCGGTGCACCGCGCCGGGGACGACAAATGGCTAACAGCTGGTGAAGACGCGCTCGAGAAGCTGCGCAAGGACCTGGAGACCAACAAGGACAGCCGGCGCAAACACGACGCCCTGGTGCGTGGGCTGCTCTCCCGGGGACGTTTCGACGAGGCGCTGAAGGCGGCACAACGTTTCGTCGGGCTCGATCCCGACTTGCCAACCGCGCGCGAGCTCCTCTCGTACGCGGCAGCCGCGAGCGGCGATCGCGAGCTGGCGCTCGCGGCGGTAGCGGGGCTCGTCGAGACCAACCCCAAGAGCGCACAGACGCAGGTGCGGGCGGCCCGGGCTTTCGAGGCGGCCGGTGACGAGGCGCGAGCGTGCGCACACTGGCAGTCGCTGGCGGCACTCACACCCAAGAGCGACGAGGCGCTATTCCAAGCGTTGCGCTGCCGGGCGCGAGTGCCTGGCCACAAGGACGCGGCTCTCACGCTGGCAAAGGCCGTCGACCAACCTGGAAAGCTGGTGCAGTCGTTGATCCCTCTCATCGAAGCTGGAAATGTGCCCGCCTACGAAAAGAGTGTCGGCGGAGCGGGTAGCTTCGAGGCCACGCTGGAGTGCGATGGGAAGGCCGAGGACTGCCCGACTGTGATCGTCGTCACTCCCAGCGGAGTCGTGCTGTCGCCCTGGACCCCGGGCGGCTCCCGGTCCAGCCGTTGGTCCGTGGCGTTCACGGGCCTGGGAGCTGGCACCTATCGAACGCTGATCGTTGGCGGAGAGCCCGGCGCCAAGGGCAAGCTCACGCTGCGGGCGCTCGGCGCGACGGGGAAGTTCCCGTTCTCCGGCGGCGTGCGGCAGACCGTGGCGTTCACGGACGTCACGCTGGGACGCCCGTCGCGTTTCGGCTGGGGCTTCGGCATCGCTTCCCTCGATGCGCTTCGGTGA